DNA sequence from the Pseudochaenichthys georgianus unplaced genomic scaffold, fPseGeo1.2 scaffold_478_arrow_ctg1, whole genome shotgun sequence genome:
CCATTAAAGTTTCTAGTTGAGATAATTAAGAAATCTATATCTGTTTAGACTCCTGTCAACATAAGGGACTATATCAAGAATATTTAAAAGCGAAGGGGTTTTAATCTCAAAGCAGATGTTCTTCTAcgtcaataaaataaaaatattatgattaaaataattatacaaataaattataataataaaaaatggccttaaaaataatttaattaatacattgaaaataagtaaaaaaataaatgtgaaacATTATATTGAATTAACCATGGTGTGATTTTTTAAGAGGATCCGCGCCAAAAAGGACTTTTTGTTAAGTCTGTTGAAGGCTGTGACTTTCCGGCAGCTCCATAATACTTCATTCAGATATTCTCacgtatttaattcaaatgttGTGCTTATTACTAGACAGTATTTTAATCAACTTGTCCCTCTCTCCTCCCACAGCCACAAAGAAGTAGCAGAGGTAAACTTCGCTCTGCATGAAACTCACTGCAGCCGCTTCCTGGTGCTCTGCCCCGACTGTGAGGAAACTGTTCCTCGAGAACAACTGGACACACACCGGGAGGAGGAACACacagaggtacacacacacacacacacacacacacacacacacacacacaccacacacaccacacacacacacacacacacacacacacacacacacacacacacacacacacacacacacttaaacagCTGCATTCCCACTACAACACTGGTCAAAACAGCCATATTTATTTGTCGTCAATTTCCCTCTTTTATCTCTTACTTAATATTGCTGTTTGTTAAAAGTTAAAAGCCGTATTGAATGCACATTTTTGTTTATTGACAtgtctcacacaaacacacacacacacatactcacacgTGGGtttacagctgtgtgtgttcgCAGGTGAGATGCTCCAGGTGTCACCAGAAGATGGAGCGATGTCAGCTGTTGGACCATGAGGTGAGGCTGGTGGTTCAAGATCTGAgaactttaaataataaaatatcctGAATAATTGCCCAGGACCTTCCCTCCTCTGATCAGCTGTTCTCTGTCTCTCAGTCTGCTCAGTGTGAGCAGCGTCTGCAGGTCTGTCTCTTCTGTGATCTGGAGCTTCCTGTGAAGGACCTGCAGGATCACTCTGTGGTGTGTGGGAGTCGAACAGAGCTCTGCAGGGACTGCGGACGCTACATCACTCTGAAGCTGCTGAACGAACACACCTCCACCTGCCCGGAGACTCAGAGCAGATCAGAGCCTGCTGAGAACACCAGAGGACTGACACCTCATAAAggtaagagggggggggggggggtagggttACTTTAATAAAGGGGTTCTGTGATGACGTATTTCGACACAAAAAAGCCCTTTTAGATTATTGCAATTGCTAATGTTGGgcttaaaggaactacagcacggtcacatgacttcacgtcaccactcctaagctaaaggagactAATGTTGGgccataaaggaactacagcacggtcacatgacttcacgtcaccaccgctaagctaaaggtggctaatgttgggccataaaggaactacagcacggtcacatgacttcacgtcaccaccgctaagctaaaggtggctaatgttgggctataaaggaactacagcacggtcacattacattacattgcatttagctgacgcttttatccaaagcgacttacaataagtacattcgaccaggaagacacaaccttgaagaaaacagaatcatataagtacatcaggtttcaaagagccaatcatttcaagtgctactcaactggctaagccagtcctttattagtatataagtgctttgttagcagttctttgttagtattctatcgctcgaggtggagtcgaaagagatgagttttcagtctgcgccggaagatgtgcagtcttgaagtggattctagcagttaccggaagccagtggagggagcggaggagcggcgtggtgtgggaacatttaggaaggttgaagaccagacgagccgctgcattctggatgagctgcagaggtcggatggcacatgcaggtagaccagccaggagggaggtgccgtagtctaggcgtgagatgacgagagcctggaccagaacctgcgcggctttctgggtcagctggggacgcatcctcctgatgttgtaaagcgtgtatctgcagcagcgggttgtagcagcgatgtttgcagtgaaggacagtttgttatctaggatcacacccagagtccttgcagtctgggtcggggagacaacagaggtaccgatgttgatggtcaggtcaagagagggacaatcttttcccggaaggaaaagcacttcagttttgtcaaggttgagcttgaggtgatgagcggacatccactgagagatgtcagctagacaagcagagatgcgtgcgacgacctgggtctctgagcggggaaagggcagaattaattgggtgtcgtcagcgtagcagtggtatgaaaaaccatgcgggctaatgacagatccgagcgagtttgtgtacaaggagaagaggaggggaccaagaacagagccctgagggacccctgtagtttaTTGACacgggtcggactcggaccctctccaagttaccctgtaggtgcggtctttgaggtatgaggtgaggagggaaagtgcagagcctgaaactccaagttcttggagagtgaaggaggatctgatgattcaccgtgtcgaatgcagcagacaggtccaacaggatgatgacagatgagagggaggctgctttggccgtgtgcagttcctcagtgacagcaatgagggcagtttctgtggagtggcctgccttgaaaccagactggtgcggatccagaaggttgttctgatggagatagcaggagagttgtttatagacggcgcgttcaagtgttttagacaggaacgggaggagagagacaggcctgtagtttataacatcggaCGGGttgagtgggtttctttaggagagggtttactcttgcctccttgagactgtttggaaagtgaccagaagttagagaagtgttgatgagatgggagagaaacggtagaatatcaggagcgatagtctgaaggaggtttgaggggatagggtccagaggacaggtggtagggcgggcagaggtaacgagggtaagaacctcacatggagagagaggggaaaaggaggttagtgtgccggttgaaggtggctcaggtgacccagcggtgagtcagaaaaagaagagcgaatatcatcaaccttcttttcaaagtggttaacaaagtcgcttgacagaagtgaggaggggggaggggctttgggagggtccaggagggtggagaagatggaaaatagttttttaggattggaataggaagattggatcttatcttgaaagaaagtgctttttgcctgagagatcgaagaagagaaagaggagaggagagcctgataggttaggaggttgtcatggtgtttggatttccaccgtttccgctctgctgccctaaggatggttctattagcacgcagtgcgtcatttagccagggagcaggaggggactgacgagcctgccgagatgtgagaggacagagagagtccagagaggatgagagagtagagaggagagtttctgcagcagagttcggaggcagcaattggaacgagtcagaggaagggagggctgagagcacatgacttcacgtcaccaccgctaagctaaaggagactaatgttgggctataaaggaactacagcacggtcacatgacttcacgccaccaccgctaagctaaaggtggctaatgttgggctataaaggaactacagcacggtcacatgacttcacgccaccaccgctaagctaaaggttgctaatgttgggctataaaggaactacagcacggtcacatgacttcacgccaccaccgctaagctaaaggttgctaatgttgggctataaaggaactacagcacggtcacatgacttcacgccaccaccgctaagctaaagattgctaatgttgggctataaaggaactacagcacggtcacatgacttcacgtcaccaccgctaagctaaaggttgctaatgttgggctataaaggaactacagcacggtcacatgacttcatgtcaccaccgctaagctaaaggtggctaatgttgggctataaaggaactacagcacggtcacatgacttcacgtcaccaccgctaagctaaaggtggctaatgttgggctataaaggaactacagcacggtcacatgacttcatgtcaccaccgctaagctaaagggggctaatgttgggctataaaggaactacagcacggtcacatgacttcacgtcaccaccgctaagctaaaggtggttaatgttgggctataaaggaactacagcacggtcacatgacttcacgtcctcCACCGCTAacctaaaggcggctaatgttgggctataaaggaactacagcacggtcacatgacttcacgccaccaccgctaagctaaaggttgctaatgttgggctataaaggaactacagcacggtcacatgacttcacgtcaccaccgctaagctaaaggaggctaatgttgggctataaaggaactacagcacggtcacatgacttcacgtcaccaccgctaagctaaaggtggttaatgttgggctataaaggaactacagcacggtcacatgacttcacgtctccaccgctaacctaaaggcggctaatgttgggctataaaggaactacagcacggtcacatgacttcacgccaccaccgctaagctaaaggcggctaatgttgggctataaaggaactacagcacggtcacatgacttcacgccaccaccgctaagctaaaggtggctaatgttgggctataaaggaactacagcacggtcacatgacttcacgccaccaccgctaagctaaaggaggctaatgttgggctataaaggaactacagcacggtcacatgacttcacgtcaccaccgctaagctaaaggaggctaatgttgggctataaaggaactacagcatggtcacatgacttcacgtaaccaccgctaagctaaaggtggctaatgttgggcctgatgacgtttagtcgtcatatttagacacttgttagcaactgccGTTTTTAAATTcaacagtggggtatttactgatgtattttatCATGTCTGTTTTATTAAATAATTCCCATATCTCTTCCCCTTTTTTACAGCAACTATAACAGTGAATTGTACCAGATGTGTGGCCTCATTTCCAATCGAGGACATAGAGCTACACGAGGTATGATTCTTCTTCTGTCAACAATCACATTTGGTTTTCAACATCCAAGTAATATTTATTTCTATATACGATAATACAATACTATAATACTTTAATGATCAGATTAAGTCAGAAATGttacatcacagcagctccatgtgtaacatcaacatggacaaata
Encoded proteins:
- the xaf1 gene encoding XIAP-associated factor 1, coding for MEKQEDTRTCGQCHKEVAEVNFALHETHCSRFLVLCPDCEETVPREQLDTHREEEHTEVRCSRCHQKMERCQLLDHESAQCEQRLQVCLFCDLELPVKDLQDHSVVCGSRTELCRDCGRYITLKLLNEHTSTCPETQSRSEPAENTRGLTPHKATITVNCTRCVASFPIEDIELHEMECVSSSSSRRLQDDKDEEEEDEDDEDDEDDGEEDKPEEEERNGWDVSERGATASKTPHFLSKRPSRDPRCDTFEEEDPDQISCCPHCHLALPLPTLRWHQRRPGSDGYTDRVPTNRHAVTLQNNDHAPTHIQTKGT